The Cytobacillus firmus genome segment GAGAGGCTACGGCCAGCAGCAGATTGCCGGCTATTTAAAGATTCATCCTTTCCGGGTAAAGCTGGCGGCCGGACAGGCTCAGCTGTTTGCAGACGAAGAACTGGCAGCGATCATAAGCTTGCTTGCTGATGCAGATTACCAAATGAAAACAGGAGGCATGAATAAAACCATGCTGATTGAAATGTTCCTGTTTCGTCTGCAAAGTCAGGCACTCAGATAAAATCCTTAATAAAAAAAGCGGTCCGCAATTGGACCGCTTTTTTATGTAAAATAAAAGGCTATCCCTTAAGATAGCCGATATCTTTAAACATTACGCATTTAAAGAGTTCATTTTTTTCATTAAACGAGACTTTTTACGGGCAGCAGCATTTTTGTGGATTAGACCTTTTGCAGCAGCTTTGTCCAGTTTACGAGCAGCATCAGCGAAAGATTCAGTTGCAGCAGCAGAATCGTTGTTTACGATTGCAGCATCAACCTTCTTAACAGCTGTACGCATTCCTGATTTAACAGTAGCGTTTTGAGCTTTGCGAGCTTCGTTAGTTTTAACACGCTTGATAGCAGATTTAATGTTTGGCATTCCATTCACCTCCTGAAAAAGCATCGAGATTCTATAACTCGACATTCACGTTCATTAACAAATTCAGAACAAGTGATATTTTATCAAACACGGAGCCATAATGCAATACTCTGTACTCAAAATTACTGAGGGTTAAATCGGGAAGTTCATTCTTTTTCTGCATGATTTTGCATTTTAAAGGCAAAGATAGGATATATCTGAATTTTAGTCTGTTATTTTCCAACCTAATAAGCTGAGATTGTGAGGGATACATGTGAAGGAATCAATAGATTTAAGCCAGTACTCAGTTCGGACGGATCTTGCCATTGAAGCAAGGGAAATGGTGATTTCCGGAAGGCAGAAAGAAAATGTTCACGAGCAGGAGAATCTTTCCCAAATAGAAGGCGTCATAATTAAAGAAAAAGAAGAAAACGATATTAAAATTTCCTTTGTTGAAGTAACAAAGCAAGGAGCAGAAGCATTAGGGAAAAAAGAGGGCAAATATCTGACCCTCGAAGTGACGGGCATACGACAGCAGGATACGGAGCTGCAGCACAAAGTGGAGACTGTATTTGCAAGTGAATTTTCCCAATTTATAAAACAGCTGGGCATTAATGAAGATGCATCCTGTTTAATAGTGGGACTGGGCAATTGGAATGTCACTCCCGACGCATTGGGGCCGCAAGTCTGCGAAAATCTGCTTGTAACAAGACATCTCTATCAGCTGCAGCCTGAAAGCGTAGAAGAAGGCTACCGGCCGGTCAGTGCTATTTCTCCAGGGGTGATGGGCCTGACAGGAATTGAAACAAGTGACATCATTCATGGCATTGTTGAAAAAACAAAGCCCGACTTTGTCATTGCGATCGACGCTCTTGCTTCCCGATCAATTGAAAGAGTCAATTCTACCATTCAAATTTCGGATACAGGGATTCACCCTGGTTCTGGTGTAGGGAATAAACGAAAAGAAATCAGTAAAGAGACTTTAGGAATACCTGTCATAGCGATTGGCATCCCAACAGTAGTCGATGCCGTATCCATCACAAGCGATACAATTGATTACATCCTGAAGCATTTCGGCAAGGAAATGAAAGAAGGCGGCCGTCCATCGCGTGCCTTGGCTCCTGCAGGAATGACTTTTGGGGAGAAGAAAAAGCTGACAGATGAGGATCTGCCGGAGGAGCATCATCGAAAAACCTTCCTTGGCATGATCGGAACCTTGCCTGAAGAGGAGAAGCGTAAGCTTATTTATGAAGTACTCTCGCCTTTGGGTCATAACCTAATGGTGACGCCAAAGGAAGTGGATGTATTTATTGAAGATATGTCAAACTTAATTGCCAACGGCTTGAACGCAGCGCTCCACCAGAAAGTGAATCAGGATAATGCCGGATTTTATACAAGATAGAAAATATCCTGTTCTATCTTCTCTAGCAAAGTCATAACATTTACTAGACTAGCAAGGAGAGGTGGAACAATGAAACCTTTTAAAACGAACGGACTTGTAGTAACTATCCAAGGGACAAGCCTTTTGAAGGCTATTGGCGGGTTTCTGCTTTTTCTATTTATGATATTTTCCATAAGCGGAGCATTAACTTCCTTAAAGCCTGAATATCGAATCAGTTCTTCTTCAGTAAATTCTGCCGCGAACAGCCTGACAGGAGAAATGCTTTATCATTTTCTCGGATGGGAAAATCACTCATTTCTCCAGGGAGTTTCTGAAAGCAGTTCTCCCCGGGCTTTGCGAATTTAATTTTTAAGCTATCCACGAATGTCAATTTGGATGATCCCAGAAGTCTTCTGGGAAGGGAGCTTCCTTTTTCTCGATTTATGACAGTAAAATCCTGGTTGCAGGTGAAGGAACAGATTATACAAACATGCCAGTAGAATCTTCTCCTCCTTTAGAAGTACTTATGGCCGAACAGGAGGCATCCCTGCAAAACACCGAAGGGCTTGAGCCTTCTGGGGATAAAAAGCAGTCAAACGCCCCGCCGGTATCAACAGGTGATAAAAAACCTGTCTATGTATACTTTTCGCATAATACTGAATCCTATCTTCCGTATCTGAAGGGTGTCACCAACCCTGATGCTGCCTACCATTCAAAAATTAATATTACTAAAATCGGTGACAAGCTTAAGGAAGAGATGGAGAGCAAAGGAATAGGCACCTTTGTGGATAAAACGGATATTCAGGGGAATTTAAACAAAAAGGGCTTAACATATGGACGCTCCTATCAGGAATCCAGAGAGGTAGTCCAGGCAGCAATCACTTCCAATCGGGATCTGGCTTATTTAATCGATATTCACCGTGATTCAAAAAGAAAAAAAGATACTACAAAAGAAATTAACGGAGAGTCTTATGCCAAGCTGGCTTTTATCATTGGAGGAAATAATCCAAATTATGAAAAGAACTTAAAATTTGCTAAAGAGCTGCATGATAGACTGAGTGTCAAGTACAAAGGATTAAGCAGGGGAATAATGAAAAAAGAAGGCGCAGGTACAAATGGCAACTTCAATCAGGATTTATCAGGCAATGCCATACTCATTGAGTTTGGGGGAGTCGATAATACGTTTGAGGAGTTAAACCGTTCGGCCGAAGCACTCGCGGAAGTGTTCAGTGAATATTATTGGCAGGCCGAGGAAGTGAATTCACCGGCTGGCGATGAATCAGAAAAGAACTAGTAATAGGATGATGCGGAATGAAAATGTTTATGCTTAAAGCTCTTTTTCTGGCAGCGCTTATGTTTGTCTCAGTGTTATTCGGAATGCAGCAGGCAAATGAAGGAATTCACAGAATGAAGGGATTCCATGACGGAGATTTCAAAAGTGCCCTGACCATAAAAGAAACCAACGAAGGCGAAGTCCAGGCTTCTGTCCTGGGGAGTGATGTGTCAAGCCATGATCTTCAGAAGAAAAGGGAAAAACTTGAAGAAATGAAAGCATATAATTTCTTTTCTTCCTTAGGAAAAAGCATATCCGAAGGCATATCAGAGCTTACAGAAAAATCGGTCGCAATCATCACAGACTTAATAACAGGGAAATAGGCTGCTCAGGTGGGCAGCCTTATTTTTTGGAAAATTAGCGGCTTAAAGCTTAGCATTGAATCTTCACAAACCTACTGATATAATCAAAAATAGTGTATAAACTAAAAGGACTATTTTAAAATTGATCACACTTAGCTCCAGGCGCCTGTTTAAGGCGCTTGCGCTTTTCTATAGTAGGAGTTGAAATAATAAACAATGAACAGAGAAGAGAGACTAAAAAGGCAAGAGAAAATTAGGAATTTTTCGATCATCGCCCATATTGATCATGGTAAGTCGACTTTGGCCGACAGAATTCTTGAAAAAACCAATGCGCTGACTTCACGCGAAATGAAGGACCAGCTCCTTGATTCCATGGATCTTGAAAGGGAGCGCGGCATTACGATCAAGCTGAATTCCGTTCAGTTAAATTATAAAGCGAAAGATGGAGAAATATACACTTTCCATTTAATAGATACGCCGGGACACGTCGATTTTACATATGAAGTATCCCGAAGCCTTGCAGCATGTGAAGGAGCCATTCTGGTTGTGGATGCAGCTCAGGGTATTGAAGCGCAAACTCTTGCCAATGTTTATCTGGCACTGGATAACGATCTTGAGATTCTTCCAATTATTAATAAGATCGACTTGCCAAGTGCGGATCCGGAAAGGGTTCGAAATGAGATCGAAGAAGTTATCGGCCTGGATGCATCTGAAGCAGTACTGACTTCAGCAAAGGCTGGAATCGGAATAGAAGAAATTCTTGAACAGGTCGTTGAAAAAGTACCTGCTCCAGTAGGGGATCCGGATGCCCCATTAAAGGCTCTTATATTTGATTCCCTTTATGATGCCTACCGGGGTGTAGTAGCCTATATCCGTGTGGTCGAGGGTACGGTAAAAGTAGGGGATAAAGTTAAAATGATGGCAACCGGCAAAGAGTTTGAAGTCACAGAGGTTGGCGTGTTTACGCCAAAATCAACGCCATTGCCTGAATTGTCAGTTGGAGACGTAGGGTTTTTGACTGCTGCAATCAAAAATGTTGGGGATACACGTGTGGGTGATACCATTACAAGCGCGAAAAACGGTGCTGCAGAAGCTCTACCTGGATACAGAAAGATGAACCCGATGGTTTATTGCGGACTTTATCCAATTGATAGCGCTAAGTTCAATGACCTGCGTGAAGCGCTTGAAAAGCTGGAGCTGAATGACTCTGCCCTGCAGTTTGAACCGGAAACTTCCCAGGCACTCGGCTTTGGATTCCGCTGCGGTTTCCTTGGATTGCTTCACATGGAAATCATTCAGGAGCGCATTGAGCGTGAATTCAAAATTGATCTGATTACAACAGCACCTAGTGTTATCTATGATGTTATCATGACAGACGGCACTGAGGTTAAAGTGGATAACCCTTCCAATATGCCTGACCCTCAGAAGATTGACCGTGTTGAAGAACCTTATGTAAAAGCTACAATGATGGCCCCGAATGATTATGTGGGTGCCATTATGGAACTTTGTCAGCTAAAGCGCGGCATCTTTATTGATATGCAATACATGGATGAAACCAGAGTTAACATTATCTATGAATTACCTTTATCGGAAATTGTTTATGACTTCTTTGATCAGCTGAAATCCAATACAAAAGGATATGCCTCTTTTGATTATGAATTAATTGGATACAAGCCATCGAAACTTGTTAAGATGGATATTCTGTTAAATGCAGAAAAGGTAGACGCATTGAGCTTCATCGTTCATAGGGATTTTGCTTATGAAAGAGGAAAAGTTATCGTTGAGAAGTTAAAAGAGCTAATTCCCCGTCAGCAGTTTGAGGTTCCTATTCAAGCTGCGGTGGGCCAGAAAATTGTAGCCCGCTCAACCATT includes the following:
- the lepA gene encoding translation elongation factor 4; translation: MNREERLKRQEKIRNFSIIAHIDHGKSTLADRILEKTNALTSREMKDQLLDSMDLERERGITIKLNSVQLNYKAKDGEIYTFHLIDTPGHVDFTYEVSRSLAACEGAILVVDAAQGIEAQTLANVYLALDNDLEILPIINKIDLPSADPERVRNEIEEVIGLDASEAVLTSAKAGIGIEEILEQVVEKVPAPVGDPDAPLKALIFDSLYDAYRGVVAYIRVVEGTVKVGDKVKMMATGKEFEVTEVGVFTPKSTPLPELSVGDVGFLTAAIKNVGDTRVGDTITSAKNGAAEALPGYRKMNPMVYCGLYPIDSAKFNDLREALEKLELNDSALQFEPETSQALGFGFRCGFLGLLHMEIIQERIEREFKIDLITTAPSVIYDVIMTDGTEVKVDNPSNMPDPQKIDRVEEPYVKATMMAPNDYVGAIMELCQLKRGIFIDMQYMDETRVNIIYELPLSEIVYDFFDQLKSNTKGYASFDYELIGYKPSKLVKMDILLNAEKVDALSFIVHRDFAYERGKVIVEKLKELIPRQQFEVPIQAAVGQKIVARSTIKAIRKNVLAKCYGGDISRKRKLLEKQKEGKKRMKQVGSVEVPQEAFMAVLKMDDNTPKK
- the gpr gene encoding GPR endopeptidase; this translates as MKESIDLSQYSVRTDLAIEAREMVISGRQKENVHEQENLSQIEGVIIKEKEENDIKISFVEVTKQGAEALGKKEGKYLTLEVTGIRQQDTELQHKVETVFASEFSQFIKQLGINEDASCLIVGLGNWNVTPDALGPQVCENLLVTRHLYQLQPESVEEGYRPVSAISPGVMGLTGIETSDIIHGIVEKTKPDFVIAIDALASRSIERVNSTIQISDTGIHPGSGVGNKRKEISKETLGIPVIAIGIPTVVDAVSITSDTIDYILKHFGKEMKEGGRPSRALAPAGMTFGEKKKLTDEDLPEEHHRKTFLGMIGTLPEEEKRKLIYEVLSPLGHNLMVTPKEVDVFIEDMSNLIANGLNAALHQKVNQDNAGFYTR
- a CDS encoding YqxA family protein; translated protein: MKMFMLKALFLAALMFVSVLFGMQQANEGIHRMKGFHDGDFKSALTIKETNEGEVQASVLGSDVSSHDLQKKREKLEEMKAYNFFSSLGKSISEGISELTEKSVAIITDLITGK
- the rpsT gene encoding 30S ribosomal protein S20 encodes the protein MPNIKSAIKRVKTNEARKAQNATVKSGMRTAVKKVDAAIVNNDSAAATESFADAARKLDKAAAKGLIHKNAAARKKSRLMKKMNSLNA